A single Cucumis melo cultivar AY chromosome 4, USDA_Cmelo_AY_1.0, whole genome shotgun sequence DNA region contains:
- the LOC127148876 gene encoding uncharacterized protein LOC127148876, with translation MDSIATPKSKKKNKLFPCFRAAASGSGHVKVRSKDDSEDVFPFITVDENVRPLCDCDGDSGHRKKKGSAGALSRAFKAVLFGTSLAKKIRKRKAKEKENSKNEINQRHQALSSIGNRSGTASDNLNLYHNSSTRSSRTSAPFSSSSFCSSSPASSEMSEISFRFYPNGSNRLLRQINLRKILSGWFVLLVCLLNLILWGKLGAIMCTSVWILCLYRRRMGLKKGSAVAMSSGEYYKRRIGMEGFLKRERSSSAQNSILRID, from the exons ATGGACTCCATTGCTACACCCAAATccaagaagaaaaacaaattgttTCCCTGTTTTCGTGCGGCAGCTTCCGGCAGTGGCCATGTCAAAGTTCGATCTAAGGACGATTCAGAGGACGTTTTTCCGTTTATAACGGTCGATGAGAACGTGCGGCCGTTGTGTGATTGCGATGGAGATTCCGGTCACCGTAAAAAGAAAGGCAGTGCCGGTGCTTTGTCACGGGCGTTTAAGGCTGTCTTATTCGGAACTTCATTG GCGAAGAAGatcagaaaaagaaaagcaaaagaaaaggaaaattcgAAGAACGAGATCAATCAAAGGCATCAAGCTCTGTCTTCAATTGGCAATAGATCAGGAACTGCTTCGGATAATCTAAATTTATATCACAACTCTTCTACTCGCTCTTCACGTACTTCGGCGCCATTTTCATCCTCCTCCTTCTGCAGCTCGTCTCCTGCCTCATCGGAAATGAGCGAAATATCATTCCGATTTTATCCAAATGGATCGAATCGACTGTTGAGACAAATAAATTTGAGAAAAATCTTGAGCGGTTGGTTTGTGCTACTGGTATGCCTATTAAACTTGATATTATGGGGGAAATTGGGAGCTATTATGTGCACTTCGGTTTGGATCCTGTGTTTGTACCGACGGAGGATGGGATTGAAGAAAGGGAGTGCGGTGGCGATGAGTTCGGGGGAATATTATAAGAGAAGAATCGGGATGGAAGGATTTTTGAAGAGAGAGCGTTCTTCAAGTGCTCAAAATTCAATCTTGCGCATTGATTGA
- the LOC103494988 gene encoding tRNA (guanine(37)-N1)-methyltransferase 1 encodes MVTKLFLTPQSLPLTAFTPKFIFPRKNFLPICFTSPFYSTTVHSQSQFSHQSLPYGPSLCKGIHPFPSVSRQSPIDHSPLLKTLTGNLEREQLQNEESEGAILDEDAFTRTFDVAALRVPSKGCFELENRLRGHLLNWPRIHNIARVPGDEVEAELVELVGEQNWSSSDDGDGTSIDLLHRRIYGKAEGDGEPLSPVLYREKLVKTFDSKGYVNFRHLAKMSRLKRRKEKKEEGRDEEMRRMGKSEFAIVEVVESEELEVDDMKGLLGDEFKGGKWRGSTRLLLLDEQYAAKGVVELPEAIKALLKGDTQERMKPTIELVRCRLTLFYDYWQMNEVLEALLPKDMIIPSAFETVGHIAHLNLRDEHLPYKKLIAKVVLDKNKPKIQTVVNKSDAISNDYRTMQLEVLAGNHSLVTTVVENGLRFHLDLATVYWNSRLATERQRLLSVFTCNDVVCDVFAGVGPISISAARIVKKVYANDLNPYAVEYLERNSVANKLERKIEVFNMEGRRFISAMFASEKAPKITQVVMNLPNDAAEYLDAFKGILRDRSDKEFTLPIIHVYGFSKARDPEFDFHERIRIAITEVAVDVNVRRVRHVAPGKWMLCASFRLPRSVALSKPTLNDI; translated from the exons ATGGTTACAAAGCTCTTCCTGACGCCACAATCGCTTCCTCTCACTGCCTTTACCCCGAAATTCATCTTCCCCCGTAAGAATTTTCTCCCGATATGCTTCACCTCACCGTTTTACTCCACCACAGTCCACTCCCAATCTCAATTCTCTCACCAAAGCCTCCCCTATGGACCTTCTCTTTGCAAGGGTATCCATCCATTTCCCTCAGTTTCCAGACAGTCTCCAATCGATCATTCTCCACTTCTCAAGACCCTAACCGGAAACCTGGAGAGAGAGCAGTTGCAAAACGAGGAAAGTGAAGGAGCTATATTGGACGAAGATGCCTTCACCCGGACTTTCGACGTTGCTGCACTTCGAGTTCCTTCCAAAGGCTGTTTCGAGCTTGAGAATCGACTGCGTGGCCATCTCTTGAACTGGCCGAGGATTCACAACATTGCTAGAGTTCCGGGGGATGAGGTTGAAGCCGAATTGGTGGAGCTTGTGGGAGAGCAGAATTGGAGCAGTTCCGATGATGGAGATGGAACTAGTATTGATTTGTTGCACCGAAGAATTTATGGGAAAGCTGAGGGTGATGGGGAGCCTCTGAGTCCCGTGTTGTACAGGGAAAAGCTAGTGAAAACGTTCGATTCAAAAGGATATGTGAACTTCAGACATTTGGCGAAAATGTCAAGGTTGAAGAgaaggaaggagaagaaggaagaagggaGAGATGAAGAGATGAGAAGAATGGGAAAAAGTGAATTTGCCATTGTAGAGGTTGTGGAGAGTGAGGAACTGGAAGTGGATGATATGAAGGGATTGTTGGGAGATGAGTTTAAGGGTGGAAAATGGAGGGGTTCGACTAGGTTGTTGCTTTTGGATGAACAATATGCAGCCAAAGGCGTAGTAGAGCTTCCAGAGGCGATTAAG GCTCTGCTGAAAGGAGATACCCAGGAAAGGATGAAACCGACAATTGAGCTTGTGAGGTGCAGACTTACTTTATTTTATGATTATTGGCAGATGAATGAG GTTTTGGAGGCTTTGCTTCCAAAGGATATGATTATTCCTTCAGCATTTGAAACCGTTGGACACATTGCACACCTAAACCTTAGAGATGAACATCTCCCATACAAAAAGCTTATAGCGAAG GTTGTTTTGGATAAAAATAAGCCAAAGATACAAACAGTAGTGAATAAGAGTGATGCCATCAGCAATGATTACAGGACAATGCAACTTGAGGTTTTAGCTGGGAACCACTCCCTTGTGACCACAGTAGTTGAGAATGGTTTACGATTTCATTTGGACTTGGCAACAGT GTATTGGAATTCAAGGCTCGCAACTGAGAGACAGAGGCTACTAAGTGTCTTTACCTGCAATGATGTCGTTT GTGATGTCTTTGCTGGAGTTGGTCCAATATCAATATCTGCTGCAAGAATAGTAAAGAAAGTATATGCTAATGATTTGAATCCCTATGCGGTTGAGTATCTGGAAAGAAATAGTGTTGCCAATAAACTCGAGAGGAAGATTGAG GTTTTTAACATGGAAGGAAGGAGATTCATCAGCGctatgtttgcaagtgagaaAGCTCCTAAAATAACACAAGTCGTCATGAATTTGCCAAATGATGCTGCTGAATATCTAG ATGCTTTCAAAGGAATACTGAGAGACCGATCGGATAAAGAGTTTACATTGCCGATAATCCATGTTTATGGATTCTCTAAAGCTCGAGATCCAGAATTCGACTTTCATGAG AGGATAAGAATTGCAATAACTGAGGTTGCAGTTGATGTGAATGTGCGAAGGGTCCGACATGTCGCACCAGGAAAATGGATGCTATGTGCTTCATTTAGACTTCCTAGAAGTGTAGCTTTATCAAAGCCTACACTTAATGACATATGA